In the genome of Populus trichocarpa isolate Nisqually-1 chromosome 10, P.trichocarpa_v4.1, whole genome shotgun sequence, the window ATTAGCACTTGTTCTGGTACCCACGCTGCAAGGGCactcaaaatcaattaatacaAGCTCGAGTTTGCATCAGGAAGGCAGGTCACACCAATTTTCTCACAACAGATTTCAAAAAGATCTCACTAAACAGTTGTGAATCCCGATTGCCTCTGCAGCTAGAGGCCTGTCCACCCAAGCTTTCGTTCCCAGCGGCCAACTGATAAATTTTGCCtgccttgataaaaaaatttacaatgacATTACAGTCATTCAGTCACCTAAGAAATGAAGcacaaagaacaagaaatgGGAACAGGCAATCGTCTTAATCCTCGTGGAGGTTTCGTCTAAATTGCAGTTCAAACCTTGAGAGACAGgcaatagaaaaaacattcaGAATATCACTCTTCTACAAAGGCATACGTAGAAACTAAGCAGACGAACAAAAACTCGACAAGTAAAATGGTAAAAAGTATTCAAGGGTACTTAACATAACAGCAAAATACTTAACTCCTGAGCAGagcaagtgaaaataaaaacagattaaaattcTCAACATGGGAGACACAACAATGACtcggaaaaaaaatcaagaccgAAACCACGCCACCGCCTATCAAGAACCCAGTTCTGTGAACAAAAGCCTTGCAATGAAGGTGATGACTTAAGACTACAGTTCTCATAATGAACAGATAGACATCCAAGAAATGGACCAGTAACAAGAACCcactcttgatttttattaaagctTCTTAGTGCACCAACTCGCACGGTTCACTTGGCACCCTTCTTGGCAGCAGATTTGGTCACCTTAGCACCAGAGGGATCCTTCTTCTCCACGCTCTTGATAACTCCCACAGCAACGGTCTGGCGCATGTCCCTCACAGCAAAACGACCAAGTGGAGGATACGCTGAGAAAGTCTCCACCACCATGGGCTTGGTGGGAATCATCTTGATCATACCAGCATCACCGTTCTTCAGGAACTTGGGCTCCTTCTCCAGTTCCTTACCAGACCGCCTGTCAATCTTGGTGAGGATCTCAGCAAACTTCACAGCAATGTGACAGGTGTGGCAGTCAAGGACTGGAGCGTAACCGTTTCCGATCTGTCCAGGATGGTTCATGATGATAACCTGGGAGGTGAAGTTGGCAGCTTCCCTCGCAGGATCGTCCTTGGAGTTTGAGGCCACAAAACCACGCTTCAGATCCTTAACAGCTACATTCTTAACATTGAACCCGACATTGTCACCAGGAAGAGCCTCTAGGAGAGCCTCGTGGTGCATCTCAACAGACTTCACTTCAGTACTCAGTCCAGTTGGACCGAATGTGACAACCATGCCGGGCTTGATGACACCAGTTTCAACACGACCCACTGGGACAGTTCCGATACCACCAATCTTGTACACATCCTGAAGTGGGAGACGGAGGGGCTTGTCTGAGGGCCTCTTGGGCTCCTGGATCTGGTCAAGGGCATCCAGGAGTGTTGGGCCCTTGTACCAGTCAAGGTTGGTGGACCTCTCAATCATGTTGTCACCCTCAAATCCAGAGATTGGGACAAAGGGAATCTTGTCAGGGTTGTAACCAACCTTCTTCAAGTAGGAGGACACTTCCTTGACAATTTCATCATACCTTGCCTTGGAGTATTTTGGAGTGGTGGCATCCATCTTTTCCAGAAAGAACCAGCAAACATCAGTAGAAAGCAAAAAACAACTTAACTACAAGCAGGCAACAGGTAAGAATTCGATGAAATATTAACCACCCAGTTAActtgaaggaagaaaaaataaatataccttGTTACAACAGCATATCATTTGCTTCACACCGAGGGTAAAAGCAAGAAGAGCGTGCTCACGGGTCTGGCCATCCTTGGAGATACCAGCTTCGAAACCACCAGTGGTGGAATCAATGATAAGCACGGCACAGTCAGCCTGGGAAGTCCCAGTAATCATGTTCTTGATAAAGTCACGATGTCCAGGGGCATCAATGACAGTGCAGTAGTACCTGGTGGTCTCAAACTTCCACAGGGCAATATCAATGGTGATACCACGCTCGCGCTCAGCCTTGAGCTTGTCGAGCACCCAGGCATACTTGAATGACCTCTTGTTCATCTCAGCAGCTTCCTTCTCGAACCTCTCAATGACACGCTTGTCAATACCTCCAAGCTTGTAGATCAAGTGGCCAGTGGTGGTTGACTTTCCAGAGTCCACATGGCCAATGACCACGATGTTGATGTGAGTCTTCTCTTTACCCATGCTTAAGTCTTAGTGTTAAACtgttaaacataaaaacataatgTTAGAAACCATCCATGCCATACTAAAAATACACGATGAGAGCATACTCGAAATAAAGAATAAAGTCAACATCCAGAGGATAAATCATAGCAGTAGCTTTAAATTATTGACAGATTTTAGTAATTAAATTTCCAAAACTTCAACCTATAATAAAATTGCTATTAAAATCACAAAGCAGTACAGTGAGAACTGTTTATATAACAATTCTTCAAGAGTGCAACATCCATTTAAAGAGAACAAAAACACCAACTATCCATTATCTGATAAACAGTTGCAGCTTTTCAAATTTACAAATTTCAAATCCTGAAAATTTAACTAGTCTATTATCTCGTCAACAGACGAGTAAAACATCTAAATATCATCCATGAGAAGCCAGGTCAacatatatgtaaaaaaaatatttttcttcagaagatcataacaacaacaacaattaatttctaatatCCATATCTGTCAAGCAGGAACAATTATCATTTAAGTTCTAACACGGAATCCAAATACACTAGTGATATCTTTTAGATCtgcgtaaaaaaataaaaaaataaaaagaattacaaagGCACTAACAGtcaaattttaaacataatacAGCTTAAAATCTTCGACAACGAAACCAGAAAAACTAACAAAACTTAATTAGAGATTTAATTAGAGATTAACCAGCAAAACACAATTATAATAACCCTTATTAGAACTAGAATAGAAAGCAAAGAGAGATAGGGATCGAAGAATCTGACCTGCAGAAAGTTTCGCTTAAACCTTAGCCGCTAAAGAGATGATAGGCAGAGAGTAGCAAATGGGGGGGGTGAAGAGAGAGTGTAGGGTTTGTGTCATTTATATTGCAAATATTGTAATTTGAGTTCCTAAACTGTCCTTGTTGTTAATTTAGAATCCCTGAGCTATCCTCTCGTGACTTTCCCCTGATGTGTTATATCACCAGCCGCATGAATGCGCGTATTACTATTCTGCTAGCAAATCAGTGCCTATGTTTGTTCACGCGCTTTAGAAAAGCGTGGAAGTGGTGGAAGTGTCTGTGTCCACTTTCAGGTTTAAAAGGATTTGACAGGGTGTCATGGAGAATACGGTAGAAAAATGTGagaaatgtcaaatgataaacgCTCGCTGTCCGCAAAAGGCAAGGGCAGATGAATAAACGACGTCATGTTGTCTGTTTTGGTAGGGTATTTTTGGGAGTTTATTCCAGGAGTGCcacattagaaaaaatatttctgatatattaaaaaataatttttaatctaacACAGTAATTAATATGCATGCAGCAACtaacaaatttcattttttttctttctcaaataaTTCATCTATGCAAAAatcaacatgtatttttataaagatccgataatatgaaaaaaataaaaatatctaatggctataaaaaaaaatgacatggcaaaaaaaaaatcaaaaaaaaagaaaaaaaagtagtgAGGCGTTGGAGACATGTAGCTCCGACAATAAAACTCTCAGtactatcaaaaaaatatcaacaagataaattcatacacaaactaaaaaatcaactttgaaGCTATTAATAAGATGTCAACAAGTGAGCATATTGTCGCTTTTGAATTGAATATGCATTTCACAAATAACTTCGAAGTTAGTTTTCCATgatgtttatgaatttgttttgttgatatatttttcagTAGTACTATGAGTTTTATCATTCTAATTTTGGTGTGTTTTTGatacttcatctttttttttaatttcttttcatttgtttttttatttcatcccattagatcatttttgtttctttcatgcAATTTGGATCTTTATGAAAATGCATGTTGACTTCTGTGCATGTGAAttatttgagaaaagaaagaaataatcaaaatttattggcTGTGCATCTACTCAACACGGATAATTGTGCATGTAGTGTATGCATATATCAACTATTGTTAGCttgagaattatttttctagatgtgctaatttgaaaaatattttttttttctaccatgCTAgtttaggggaaaaaaaacttctattTTTGGTTATtagcacattttttttaaaaaaatatcaaaataacataGGTAAAAAAGAATTAGCGAAACAACATAATTTGTACATATCGCGATTGAGAAACGTGATTTTTATAACTTGTTGCTATTCAAAACAACGTCATCCAATGAAAAATTCTAAATGGGCAAGAAAAATGAGCGGGGatggagaaaaaataaagaaaaaaaatacctttaaaacaCATTGAAGCTCTGATTCCTACATCATTGGTATCATTAGAAAGATTTTGACGAAACAAATCCAACATCACCAAGAAAGATCTCATCAACGGCGACCCGAGTGGGTTACACTTGCAGCCAAGAACAAGTGAGCCTCTTGTCGCCTTTGGGCGGCATGTGTGACCCACTCGGGTCGCCATTGATGATCTTTCTTGATGTCATTagatttttctctcttcttcattTTCAGCGGCTCTCCCACAT includes:
- the LOC7489636 gene encoding elongation factor 1-alpha yields the protein MGKEKTHINIVVIGHVDSGKSTTTGHLIYKLGGIDKRVIERFEKEAAEMNKRSFKYAWVLDKLKAERERGITIDIALWKFETTRYYCTVIDAPGHRDFIKNMITGTSQADCAVLIIDSTTGGFEAGISKDGQTREHALLAFTLGVKQMICCCNKMDATTPKYSKARYDEIVKEVSSYLKKVGYNPDKIPFVPISGFEGDNMIERSTNLDWYKGPTLLDALDQIQEPKRPSDKPLRLPLQDVYKIGGIGTVPVGRVETGVIKPGMVVTFGPTGLSTEVKSVEMHHEALLEALPGDNVGFNVKNVAVKDLKRGFVASNSKDDPAREAANFTSQVIIMNHPGQIGNGYAPVLDCHTCHIAVKFAEILTKIDRRSGKELEKEPKFLKNGDAGMIKMIPTKPMVVETFSAYPPLGRFAVRDMRQTVAVGVIKSVEKKDPSGAKVTKSAAKKGAK